Proteins from one Desulfonema limicola genomic window:
- the elbB gene encoding isoprenoid biosynthesis glyoxalase ElbB has product MGKKVGVVLSGCGVYDGSEIHEAVLTLFYLDKAGAETICMAPDMDFDTVNHLSQEKTGEMRNTLIESARIARGEIKNIKDIKALNLDAIIFPGGFGAAKNLSNFAEKGPDAVVHPEVDRILNEMVLANKPVGAICIAPAAVAKALSSKKPEVTIGSDQATASAIESAGGKHFVCAVDQIHIDQKNKIVTTPAYMLGPGIKDIAAGIEKLVNQIVSMA; this is encoded by the coding sequence ATGGGAAAAAAGGTAGGGGTTGTACTGTCTGGATGCGGTGTATATGATGGTTCGGAAATCCATGAAGCAGTTCTGACACTGTTTTATCTGGATAAAGCTGGAGCAGAAACCATCTGCATGGCTCCAGACATGGACTTTGATACTGTCAACCATTTATCACAGGAAAAAACCGGCGAAATGCGAAACACACTCATAGAATCTGCCCGTATTGCAAGAGGTGAGATTAAAAATATCAAGGACATTAAAGCTTTGAACCTTGATGCAATTATTTTCCCAGGAGGCTTTGGGGCAGCAAAAAATTTGAGTAATTTTGCAGAAAAAGGACCTGATGCTGTTGTTCATCCTGAGGTTGACCGCATTCTTAATGAAATGGTTTTGGCAAATAAGCCTGTGGGAGCCATCTGCATAGCACCTGCTGCTGTTGCCAAAGCACTTTCATCAAAAAAACCAGAGGTAACCATTGGCAGCGACCAGGCAACAGCATCAGCCATTGAGAGTGCAGGGGGAAAGCATTTTGTGTGTGCTGTAGATCAAATTCATATAGATCAGAAAAACAAGATTGTTACAACTCCGGCATATATGCTTGGGCCTGGAATAAAAGATATTGCTGCTGGAATTGAAAAACTTGTAAATCAGATTGTTTCTATGGCATAA
- a CDS encoding ComEA family DNA-binding protein: MTIKLLSTEKRAFILFYLVTILLFLPKTAKSDNCLGWTDTAVKLLPDSSFALIEINPDETAGKKIIRHCPYQDPKGKIDYEQLIYEIGSFNKEVWFNEENKETALKQLKIHYDDFIKNPANKNALDELININTAPLTKLVFLPRIGPVLAVKIACYRKTHPPFNSIEDIKQIEGIGQGTFNAVRHYISVR; the protein is encoded by the coding sequence ATGACAATCAAACTCTTATCAACTGAAAAAAGAGCTTTTATTTTATTTTACCTGGTTACTATATTGCTTTTTTTACCAAAAACTGCAAAATCCGATAACTGTCTGGGATGGACAGATACTGCTGTTAAACTTCTGCCTGACAGTTCTTTTGCACTTATTGAAATAAATCCTGATGAAACAGCAGGCAAAAAAATAATACGGCACTGCCCTTATCAGGATCCAAAAGGCAAAATAGATTATGAACAATTGATTTATGAGATTGGCAGTTTTAATAAAGAAGTCTGGTTTAACGAGGAAAATAAAGAAACTGCTTTAAAGCAGTTAAAAATTCACTATGATGATTTTATAAAAAATCCAGCAAATAAAAATGCTCTTGATGAGCTTATCAATATTAATACAGCACCTCTGACAAAGCTGGTTTTTCTTCCCCGTATAGGCCCTGTTTTAGCTGTAAAGATTGCATGTTACAGAAAGACACACCCTCCCTTTAATTCTATTGAAGATATCAAGCAAATAGAAGGAATCGGCCAGGGAACATTTAATGCTGTCCGTCATTATATCTCTGTCCGATAG
- a CDS encoding roadblock/LC7 domain-containing protein: MASDYDDDITFTEYTLGQEQLEKIEEILIEDLINSGVHSVLLIDMAGNIIAKADNGACEHDVYSLAALASANFAAVDTMAKIVGEDEFSLLFHKGETESIHFSKVQSEFLLISIFGKKVSLGLLRLKVAEAIEKIKDVWKQ; the protein is encoded by the coding sequence TTGGCATCTGATTATGATGACGATATAACTTTTACGGAATACACATTAGGTCAGGAACAACTTGAAAAAATCGAAGAGATTTTAATAGAAGATCTGATTAATAGCGGTGTTCACAGCGTTCTGTTGATTGATATGGCAGGAAATATTATTGCAAAAGCTGATAACGGAGCCTGTGAGCATGATGTATATTCACTGGCAGCTCTTGCTTCAGCAAATTTTGCAGCAGTGGATACCATGGCAAAAATTGTTGGAGAAGATGAATTTTCACTATTGTTTCACAAAGGTGAAACAGAAAGTATTCATTTTAGTAAGGTGCAGAGTGAATTCCTGCTTATTTCCATATTTGGGAAAAAAGTATCTTTAGGTTTACTGCGTCTTAAGGTTGCAGAAGCAATTGAAAAAATTAAAGACGTATGGAAGCAGTAA
- a CDS encoding ComEA family DNA-binding protein — MKKLGKLVVVIALAVFFMGTLATIQAADIVKIDINKATAEELTQLKKIGPKTAENIIEYRKKNGPFKTIEDLMQVKGIGEAIFKLNKDKIIVLKASPDKDIKKQNKDKDKDKDKNKDKDKDKDKDKDKPDDTKKSSKKSD, encoded by the coding sequence ATGAAAAAATTAGGAAAATTAGTTGTGGTTATTGCACTGGCAGTATTTTTTATGGGAACATTGGCAACCATACAAGCTGCTGATATAGTAAAAATAGATATAAACAAGGCAACAGCCGAAGAATTAACACAGCTTAAAAAAATAGGACCTAAAACTGCTGAAAATATTATTGAATATCGGAAAAAAAACGGCCCGTTTAAAACCATTGAAGATTTAATGCAGGTTAAGGGCATTGGTGAAGCTATTTTTAAATTAAATAAAGATAAGATCATTGTACTTAAAGCTTCTCCTGACAAAGATATAAAAAAGCAGAATAAAGATAAAGATAAAGATAAAGATAAAAATAAAGATAAAGATAAAGATAAAGATAAAGATAAAGATAAACCAGATGACACAAAAAAAAGTTCTAAAAAATCTGATTAA
- a CDS encoding FHA domain-containing protein has translation MIVFCEDCGGRNFVDPEEVKKSGKPVRCTECNDILKISIPVSSSESRTEEPLPSILELRLGDHLIEVSQTRPSATMGRQEHNDFEIIDTRVSRSHARVEYRKGQFFVIDHSTNGTYVMISGKKGVNLKRKELVLEGRGFITLGRKIAPDSPKAVHFVLK, from the coding sequence ATGATTGTTTTTTGTGAGGATTGCGGCGGAAGAAATTTTGTTGATCCTGAAGAAGTCAAGAAGAGTGGAAAACCGGTCAGATGTACAGAATGCAATGATATATTAAAAATATCCATTCCTGTATCTTCTTCTGAATCTAGGACTGAAGAACCATTACCATCTATTTTGGAATTACGGCTTGGAGACCATCTTATTGAAGTCAGTCAGACTCGTCCTAGTGCCACAATGGGCAGGCAGGAACATAATGATTTTGAAATAATAGACACCCGTGTTTCAAGATCTCATGCACGGGTAGAATACCGAAAAGGGCAGTTCTTTGTTATTGATCACAGTACAAATGGAACCTATGTGATGATCAGCGGCAAAAAAGGTGTAAATCTGAAACGTAAAGAATTGGTACTGGAGGGCAGGGGTTTTATTACCCTGGGCAGAAAAATAGCTCCAGACTCGCCAAAAGCTGTTCACTTTGTCTTAAAATAA
- a CDS encoding GTP-binding protein encodes MAFVNLKNKEVQAKVVFYGPGRGGKTTNLEYIYSKFRERIKSDMVSIKTHGDRTLFFDFLPFEIGKIMGYDVRIQLYTVPGQVKYNATRRLVLKGVDGMVFVADSMVKQREKNLLSLKNLQENLAIYKKSIFKIPLVLQYNKRDLAKEGVELMSMEQMEKDLNSQLKVPSFGASAVTGENVIPSLKKIISLTMASLQNVLK; translated from the coding sequence TTGGCGTTCGTTAATCTGAAAAATAAAGAGGTTCAGGCAAAAGTTGTTTTTTACGGACCAGGAAGAGGGGGTAAAACAACTAACCTGGAATATATTTACAGTAAATTTCGAGAACGAATTAAATCAGACATGGTCAGCATCAAAACTCATGGGGACCGGACGCTTTTTTTTGACTTTCTTCCTTTTGAGATTGGCAAAATAATGGGATATGATGTTAGAATACAGTTATATACAGTACCCGGCCAGGTAAAATACAATGCTACAAGGCGGCTTGTTCTTAAAGGGGTTGACGGTATGGTTTTTGTAGCTGATTCCATGGTAAAGCAGAGGGAAAAAAATTTACTTTCTCTGAAAAATCTTCAGGAAAATCTTGCGATTTACAAAAAAAGTATTTTTAAAATTCCCCTGGTCTTGCAGTATAACAAAAGAGATCTTGCAAAAGAGGGAGTCGAGCTGATGTCTATGGAGCAAATGGAAAAAGATCTGAACAGTCAGTTGAAAGTTCCTTCCTTCGGGGCCAGCGCAGTGACCGGTGAAAATGTTATTCCCTCCCTGAAAAAAATAATATCATTAACAATGGCTTCATTGCAGAATGTTTTGAAATAG
- a CDS encoding AAA family ATPase produces the protein MLKKELIRRNPLKLMGYEAEDILGPGEFGALTARAGVGKTAFLVQLAIDKLLRDRTVLHISLNEPVEKVCLWYEEVFRNLAFQSNIKKLDLFWETILPNRFIMTFKAETFSVAILKERLADLTEQGIFFPQMIIIDSFPFDKTQMDAVDELKKLAKDHSVAVWCAVKTHRHKEPGPDGMPYPLYDIAKYFEVIFELQPDEKNIKVKALKGGPDSNAADLIVDPSTMLVQDNTRSA, from the coding sequence ATGAAGCTGAAGATATTCTTGGTCCCGGAGAATTTGGAGCATTGACAGCCCGGGCAGGTGTCGGAAAAACAGCATTTCTGGTTCAGCTTGCAATAGATAAACTTTTAAGAGACAGAACAGTTCTGCATATAAGCCTGAATGAGCCTGTTGAAAAAGTGTGTTTATGGTATGAAGAAGTATTTAGAAATCTTGCATTTCAGTCTAATATAAAAAAATTGGATCTATTTTGGGAAACTATACTTCCAAATCGTTTTATAATGACCTTTAAAGCCGAGACCTTTAGTGTTGCAATATTAAAAGAAAGGCTTGCAGATCTTACAGAACAGGGAATTTTTTTCCCTCAAATGATAATTATTGACAGCTTTCCATTTGATAAAACCCAGATGGATGCTGTGGATGAGTTAAAAAAACTTGCAAAAGATCACAGTGTTGCAGTCTGGTGTGCAGTAAAAACCCACAGGCACAAGGAACCCGGGCCTGATGGAATGCCATATCCTCTTTATGATATAGCGAAATATTTTGAAGTTATATTTGAACTTCAGCCAGATGAAAAAAATATAAAAGTAAAAGCACTTAAAGGGGGGCCGGATTCTAATGCTGCTGACCTGATAGTTGATCCTTCAACAATGCTGGTTCAAGATAATACCAGAAGTGCCTAG